GTCCGGAATACGTTTACGATGAAGAGACCTGGGCCGAGATCATCGAAGAAAGTTAAAGGTCGAGCTGCACGATGGTCGCTCCCCAACTGCCGGAGAACTCCGGAGCATTTTTGAACGACTTTACAAGATCGGACTCGGACAGTACCTTTCGGACGATCTCTCTCTGAACGCCGACCCCTTTACCATGAATGATCCTGACGATCGGAAACTGCTTTTTGAATGCCTCGAGAAGATAAGCTTCGACCACAGCACGTATGTCCCGCGGCTGAAATGAATGTAGATCGATCGAATCTGTGATCTCGAGATCGACAGGTTCAGGGAATGGGTTATTTTTGTCGTACACCGTCAGTTATTTCCGTTTTGCCGGTACCTGTTGATACTGAGCGATATCTTCCGGCGGATTTACCCTTAGCCGGTTCTTGTCCTTGAAAACGGTAAAGGTCTTTGTCTCCATTTTGCCCTCAGCGTTGCGCAATTGGATCGAAAATGTCTTGTTATCGCCTTTGCCGTCGACCTTTAGCGGAAGCGAGCCCCAAACCTCAGTATTGTTTGGATTTCGCCACACGGTGTAATAGCTTTGGTCATATTTATCGAACGCAAGCACCAAAATACCATCAAAATCAGGCTCTACCCCGTCGATGGCCTTTACCGCACTTGTACGCGTTAAGATGACCCAACTGCCCGGCGTCGCGGCCCGCGTTACAGAACCCGAACTGTCGGCGTCCAGTCGCTGCCAGGTAACAAATTTCTTGTTATTCTGCTGGAAAAATACAATATCGCTCGGCACTGATAACTCGACCTGACGGCCGAACAACCATCCCGCCGGAGCAGGCGAAACAGACGGGTCAAGCCGCACCTGGTACCAGATATCGTATTTTTCTTGAATATTCTCCGGCTCGCCGG
The sequence above is a segment of the Acidobacteriota bacterium genome. Coding sequences within it:
- a CDS encoding Smr/MutS family protein, whose translation is MYDKNNPFPEPVDLEITDSIDLHSFQPRDIRAVVEAYLLEAFKKQFPIVRIIHGKGVGVQREIVRKVLSESDLVKSFKNAPEFSGSWGATIVQLDL